The bacterium genomic sequence TCCCCGGCGGAACGAACCGTCGAGTACACCTCGGCGGACTGGAGCCAACTCTTGGCCGGTATGCAGCCCCGCAGCAGGCAGGTGCCGCCTAGCTCATCCTTCTCGACCAGAGCCACCGAGAGACCGAAGTTGTGGGCGTACAGGGCGGCGCCGTAGCCGCCGGGGCCGCCGCCGATCACGATTACGTCATACACCGATGCGTTTCTCCGATTCGCCAAGGGATGCGAGTGGCCTGCCGGCAAGACAACCTGGTGTCATTCCACAGACAGACCACCAGCCTAGTTCGGGCTGAGAGATGCAAACCTCTACCCTCCCGGCATGCCTACCAGGTACCTGATCATCGCGGCGCTGATCACCGCCATGGTGATACTGGTGGGGGTGGGCGCCTGGTTCCTACTCGGAATCCTCTAGTTGCTAGTTGCTAGTAGATAGTTATCGTATACGTCAGTAACTGGCGACTAGAAGACTAGGGACTACGAAAACCTCGATTGCGGGCCTCGGCCAAGGTGTCAGGGCCGAAGCTCTGGATCAGGTTGCGGCCTAGCAGGTCGTCGTTCCCGAGCCTGGCCTCGAGCCGGGCGAGCTGGTCGCCATCGTCGCAGTCGTAGACGATCATCGTGTCCCTGGCGCCGATGAATCGGCTCTTCTCGAACCGGGACAGGCGGGAGGATGCCCCACCGGACACTCAGGCCCCTCTCCCGGTAGCCACCTCGGCTCCGCACATCGGGCAGGGCGCCACGCTCACATCGCCGACGATGAAGCTGAAACCGCACTCGGCTTCCGGGCATCTCGCCCTCCGGGAGGGAGCCTCGGGTGGAGGGGCCGGAGGCACCATGTCCTGGGGCCGGGGTCCGGGACCAGGACCACCTCCGCCGGCGCCGCGCACCTCGTTGGTGACCCCGCAGGCCGGACAGGCATAGCGGCCCGGCGCCATGACCTCGAACCCTGTGCCGCACCGACCGCAGCGCGCCCTCATACAGGTTCCCCTTCCTCGACCGGTTCTCCCATTGCTCCTATGCCCGCCAGGTACGCGGCCTCTACGGCCAGCACCGCGGCTATGTCGGACCGGGAGTAATCGTATCCGCTTGCGGCCAGCTTGGCACGGATGTACTCGATGGCGCTGCCCTCGCCCCCGGCCACCACCCGCAAGCCTTTCCGCCGGCGGGCGGGAACCGCGAGACCTTGAAGGTAGTGGACCGACCACTCGATGATGTGCTGCGCTCCCGCCGGCCGGATCCGGTCCAGTACCTCCGGGTCGAGATGTTCCGCCGCGAAGTCGATGGCGTCGTTGATGACGTAGACCGGTTGACGCTCTGCCCCGTCACCCCTGCGCAGGACCAGGACGGCCACCGACAAGGCGGCCAGGGCCAGGAGGAGGAGTAGCGCCACCCCGAGCGCGATGACGGGAACGGATGGCATGACCGGATCCTAGGACAGTTTCTAGTCCCGAGTCGCTAGTTCTGGCTGGCGGTGTGCTGGACATCACCAACAATGTCTACCAACTACCAACTACCTCCTCCGGAATGGGGAACCCGGTCCAGGAGGTCGTTTCGAACGTGTCCAGGTCCGAGCCCAGCAGGCCGCCTTCCGACACGGTGAAGAGCGTGTCGCCCACCACCAGGGAGCGGAGGATCGGCCAGGGCCCCCAGAAGCGGAGCTCGTCCTCGGGGACGCCGGGCACCTTGGGCTCGTGCTCGACAGTGGCCAGTTGCCGGATGCCTCCGGCGCCGACCGAGAGCACGAAAGCCCCCGCGAAGTAGTCCCAGTAGTCCGACTGGTCGTCGTACTTCCACCAGCCCACCGGCATCACGGCCATGTCCTTCGGCGCCCAGTACAGAAAGGCGCGGTGGTCCCACTCCACGTCCGAATAGGAGTCCTCCACCGTGAACTGATGGATGCGAAGCGGGTTGGCCAGATCGGAGACATCGAACACCGACACCTGGGTGCCCAGCGTCCAACCCCGTTCGTCGGCATCCTGACCGATTCCCAGCAGGAGCCCGTCGCCGATCGGGTGCAGGTAGGCGGAGTAGCCGAGGATCTTGAGCTCACCCACCACCCGGGGGTTCTCGGGGTCGGACAGGTCGACGGTGTAGAGCGGATCGGTCTGGCGGAAGGTGACTATGTAGCCGATCTCGCCGATGAACCGGACGGCGAAGATGCGCTCGCCCTGCCCGAGACCTCCCACGGATCCGACGATCCGTAGCTGCCGGCCATCCCTGGCCAGAACGTCCACCCGGCTCACCGATGGCCGGTTCTCACGGACCCACCAGCTCCACGAAGGGTCATCTGTGGAGGCCACCCGCAGGTACCCGTCGTACTCCGACATGGCGAACTGGTTCAGGAGGAACCCGTCCACCGATCCGCTCGCCAGGTATTCGGGGCCGCCCGAGCCCCCGATGTCGAATTGATGGATGTGGGTGCTGATGGTTTCAGCCTCCCTGATCGCCTTCTCCTCGTCGAGGGCAGCCCAGTCGGCCCAGCGCTGGGTGGCGACGTATAGGTTGGTTGACGACGCGTACACCGTGTCGCCTCCCGACATCACGGTTGACACCGCCTCCGTGCCGATCCCGCCGGCGAGGTCGAAGCTCAGCACGGACAGGAAGTCGAACCCCGAGAACTCCTCGGGTGCGTATGACGAGGCACAGTCGATGAACAGGCCCCGTGAGATGCCGCCCGGGCCCTCGAGCACGTAACCGGGCGCCCAGTCCTCCAGGGTCGATTCCGCGATGGTCATCCGGTTGGCCATCTCGGCCCTGGCCTCGGCCGACCGCGATGCGGGATAGACGAACGGGAGTCGTTCGTGGGGCCGGGAGGAGAGGACCAGGCTGGCCCGCTCGCCTACCAGCCGGGCCGATACGTACCTGCCCTCCACCGTGAGGGTGCCGGTCACTGTCATCTTCCCGGGGTCGGCCAGATCGACCTGCACCACCTGGGTGAGGTCGCCTTCCGGTCCATAGCCGCCGGCCATCAGCAGGGCGGTGCCTTCGCCGAGGAACATCTGGAAACTGTGGAACCTGCCGAGACTCTCGTCCTTGCCCTGCTGGGATTCCCAGGACCAGAGATCGAGCGTCCCCACCAGTTCAGGACTGCCTGACGAGACGTCGATGTAGTGGAGCATGCCATGGGCCACGACGAGGATCCGGCTTCCGTCGGTCTTGACGAGGTCCGGCTCGTCGACGCCGATCTCCTGGACGTTGGTGGTCGAGTAGTCGACGCCGGCTTGCGGGGCCGAGGCGACGCTGTCGGCCGCGGCGGGCTCAGCGCTTTCCTCCATGATCTCGAAATCTGCCTCTTCCACGATGAACGGCTCGGGGTAACGGCCGCCGTCGAGGCCGTAGGGCCCTACCCGTTCCAGCGCCTGCGTCTTGACGTGGCCGATGAACGCATCGCACGAGTCGAACTCCACCAGGGCCGAGGCGAAGAGACCGACCACGGGGTCGGCAGCCGTGCCGGAGACCGTGGAACCGGTGGTAGCGACGGTGGGGCCGGTGGTGGAATCCGTGGAGCCGGCGGTGGGAGCCGTGGTGACGGTGTTTGCAGGTACCGTCCCGCCGGTCGTGGTGATCGCCACCGGTCCCGCGGTAGTCACCGTCGAGTCCGGCGCGCAGGCGCCGACGAGGAGTGCCATGGCGACCAGCCAGCCTGCGTGCTTTCTCATGTTCGGCTCCTTCCAGCAATGATTCTTATGGACGATTCGTCTCTATGACGTACCGGGAGCGCCCTTCGGTTCCCGACCCCTCAGCCGGGCGGGTACCCTTGGGGGCGCACCGCTTCCTCATCAGGAGATCCACGCATTGACCGACCCGGGCCCTTTGCTGGCCGTAGATGACCTGCACGCGTCCGTCGACGGGGAACCCATCCTGCGCGGCGTCAACCTCACCGCCCGTAGGGGCGAGATCCACGCCATCATGGGGCCGAACGGCTCTGGGAAGTCCACCCTGGCCAAGGTTCTGATGGGACATCCCGGGTACGAGGTCACCTCCGGAACGGTCTCCTTCAAGGGGGAAGACATAACGGAGGCCGATCCCCCCACCCGGGCCAACATGGGGATGTTTCTCGCCTTCCAGTATCCGGAGGAGATCCCCGGCGTATCGGTGGTCAACTTCCTTCGCACCGCGCTGAGCAACCGGACCGGCGTCGATTACACCGTGCTGGAGTTGCGGTTGCGGGTAATGGACGCGATGGAGTCGCTCGGCATGGACGCCAGCTTCGCCGACCGCTACGTGAACCAGGGCTTCTCCGGGGGCGAGCGCAAGCGCAACGAGGTGCTGCAGATGGCCGTCCTCGAGCCGGAACTGGCCATCATGGACGAGACCGACTCCGGACTGGACATCGATGCCCTTGGGGTGGTGGCCGAAGGGGTGAACCGCCTGGCAGGGCCCGAGCGCGGGTTCCTCGTCATAACCCACTACCAGCGGCTACTCGACTACGTCACTCCCGACCATGTTCACGTGCTGGTTGATGGCCGGATCGTGAGGTCCGGCGGGGCCGGCTTGGCCCGTCAGCTGGAGGAGGAAGGATACGAAGCCTTCCGAGCCGTCCCGGCGCCATGATCGACACCGACGCGATACGCAGCGACTTTCCGATCCTGGAGCGCAGGATCAACGGCCGCAGGATGGCCTTCCTCGACTCTGCGGCAAGCTCGCAGAAGCCCGTGCAGGTACTCGATGCGATGGCGGACATCTACCGCAACTCCTATGCCAACGTCCATCGGGGCGCCTACACCCTCTCCCACGAGGCCACCGAAGCCTACGAGGAGGCCCGCCACAAGGTGGCCGTCTTCCTGAACGCCACCTGCGACGAGGAGATCATCTTCACCCGTAGCGCCACCGCGGCGATGAACCTGTTCGCTTACGGATGGGGCCTCAACAACCTCCGGTCGGGGGATCGGATCCTGACCAGCGTGATGGAGCACCACGCCAATATCGTGCCCTGGCACATCATCGCCCGCCACACCGGGGCGGAGCTGCGCTACATGGAGTTGACCGACGGTTTCCGGCTCGATCTGGAAGGTGCTCGCGACCGGTTCGACGATCGGGTCAAGGTGGTGGCGGTATCGGGGATGTCCAACGTGTTGGGCACCATGCCACCGGTGGGCGAGATCGCCCGCCTGGCTCACGAGGTAGGGGCGGTGCTCCTGGTCGACGGCGCCCAGCTGGTTCCTCACGCTCCGGTGGACGTCCGGACTCTCGGGGCCGACTTCCTGGGATTCTCGGGCCACAAGATGCTCGGGCCGACCGGCATCGGGGTCCTGTGGGGTCGGAGGACGCTGCTGGAGAACATGGAGCCGGCCGAGGGTGGGGGCGAGATGATCCGTGATGTCCGGCTGCACGAGTCGGACTGGGCGGAGGTGCCCCACAAATTCGAGGCCGGCACCCCACCGTTCGTGGAGGCGATCGGCTTGGGCGCGGCGGTGGACTACCTGTCCGCCGTCGGGATGGACAACGTTCTCCAACACGACCGGGAACTCACCGGCTACGCGCTGGAGCGGCTTGCGGAGGTCCCCGGCCTTACCGTTCAAGGCCCGGCCGACACCGTTGACAGGGGTGGCGCGATCAGCTTCGACCTGGCCGGCATCCACGCCCATGACGTCGCCACCATCCTCGACCAGGAGGGAGTGGCGGTGCGGGCCGGGCACCACTGCGCCAAGCCGTTGCTCCGGAGCCTGGGCCTGGCGGCCTCGACCCGGGCATCGTTCTACGTCTATAACGTGCCCGAGGACGTGGACGCCCTGGTGGACGCTCTTGGCGTGGCCCGGCGCATATTCGGACTCGACAGCCTTTGAGGGACCGGGAGTGCCGGAGGCGAGCGGTCCCGTAGTGTCCACGAACCGCCTGCGCTCTCCAGGAGGGGACCGAAAAGTGTCCAGTTGCCAGGTATCACGCAATGGAACCCCAGGTCAAGGTATCGCGGGCCAACCCATTCCCGTCTTCTTCAGCACCCTCCTATGGTTGGACGCTCATGGCGCTTGAAGATCTCTACCGCGAGGTGATCCTCGACCACTACCGGAACCCCCGTAACCGGCAGGCCCTCGGAAGGGCCAACGCGGTCGCCGACGGCAACAATCCGCTGTGCGGCGACGACGTCCGGGTCGAATTGCTGATCGAGGGGGGCGAGGTCACCGCGATCGGGGTAACCGGTCACGGATGTTCGATATCGCAGGCCTCGGGATCGATGATGGGTGACGCGGTCAAGGGCCGGAGCATCGAGACGATCCGGATCCTCACCGGACGGTTCAAGGGCATGATGAGCATCGACGGCGCCGGTGATCCCGGGCTCGATCCGAACCGGCCCGGCGCGGTGCTGGGTGATCTGGAAGCACTCCAGGGTGTTCGCAAGTTCCCGGTCCGGATCAAGTGCGCCAACCTGCCCTGGACCACTCTGGAAGAGGCCATCAATAACTTTGTTGCTAGCACATAGCAACTAGAGGATGCCGCCTTCGGTCATCCGCTTGATGTCCAGCACCTGATCCAGCTCCTCCGCCTCCATCAGACCCATGTCGAGCACCACGTCACGGATGGTACGGCCGGAGGCGTATGCCTCCTTGGCCACCTTGGCGCCCATGTCGTAGCCGATCCGGGGGTTGAGGGCGGTGACCACCGCCAGATTGCTCTCCGCCAGCCGGCGAGCCCGTGCCGCATCCGCCTCGATGCCGTCGACGCAGCGCTCCCGGAGATTGGACGCGGCGCTGGACAGCAGCCCGATCGACTCCAGGAGGTTGTGGGCCATCATCGGCATCATCACGTTGAGCTCGAAGTTGCCGTTGGCGCCTCCCCAGGCGATGGCCGAGTCGTTTCCGATCACCTGCGCGGCAACCTGGCACACCATCTCGGGAATGACCGGATTGACCTTTCCCGGCATGATCGAGGAACCCGGCTGGAGGGCGGGAAGCCTGATCTCGCCGAGACCCGTGCGGGGTCCGGACGCCAACCAGCGGAGGTCGTTGGCGATCTTGAACAGGGACACCGCGACGGTCTTCAGGGCGCCTGAAGCCATCACGACCGCATCCTTACCGGCCTGGGCTTCGAAGTGGTTGGCGGCCTCCCGGAGAGGGTAACCGGTCCTCCTCGCCATCAGCCCGATGACCGAAGCCGCGAACCCGTGCGGCGCGTTGATCCCCGTGCCGACGGCCGTGCCTCCCAGGGCGAGTTCGTCAAGGTCGGGCAGCACCCCAACCAGGCGCTCCACGCCCTTGGCCACCTGCGCCGCGTACGAGGAGAACTCCTGGCCGAGCGTCACCGGCGTGGCGTCCATCAGATGGGTGCGGCCCGACTTGACCACGTCCCCGAAGTCGGCGGACCGCTCCTCCAGTGATCGAGCCAGCGCCTCCAGGGCCGGCAACAAGTCCTCGCGAATGGCGGCGGCAGCCGCCACGTGCATGGCGGTGGGGATCACATCGTTCGAGGACTGGCCGAAGTTCACGTGATCGTTCGGATGGACCGAACGGTCCCCGATGGACCCTCCGAGCAACTGCGCGGCCCGGTTGGCGATGACCTCGTTGGCGTTGGTGTTGGTGGAGGTACCCGACCCGGTCTGGAAGACGTCGAGCACGAACTGGTCGTCCAAGAGGCCGGACATGACCTCATCGGCCGCCTGCGACACGGCCGCGGCGGTTCCGGCCGGTAGATGACCGTCCGCGCCCGCCACCTGCGCGGCCGAGCCCTTGATCAGACCGAGCGCCCAGATGAACCAGCGGCCGAACCTACGGTCGGAGATGGGGAAATTCTCGACCGCTCGCCGGGTCGAGGCGCCGTAGAGAGCATCCGAAGGGATCTCCACCTCCCCCATGGAGTCCTTCTCGATCCGGAAGCGCACCAACCCCTCACCTTCGTGACCTCGACCCGCGCCCTTGCGGCAGGCATGGCGAGTGTACCCGGCTCGGCATTCCGGTCAGGACAGTCGGACAGACCCCGATGGCGGCGAACAGTGGGTCTACAGGCCCAGGCGCTCCATCCGGTCGGGATACCGCTGCCAGTCCTTCTCGACCTTCACCCTGAGATCCAGAAACACCCGCCGCCCCAACGCCTCCTCCAGTTCGCGCCGCGCCGCGGTGCCGGCGTCGCGCAGGTTGGCACCTCCCGCCCCCACAACGATCCCCTTCTGGGACTCCCGCTCCACGTATATGACCGCCTCGATACGGGTCAGGCCATCCTCCCGGACCTCGATCCCCTCGGTCTTGACGGCTACCGAGTGGGGTAATTCCTGCCGGAGCCCGGGTAACAACTTCTCACGCACCGTCTCGGCGATCAGAACCTCGTCCGGCCGGTCGCTCACCACATCGGGTGGATACAGGGCCGGACCTTCCGGTAGGCGGGGAATCAGCTCGGCCACCACCCTCTCCATGCCGTCGCCCTCGAGAGCCGAGACCGGGATGTAGGCGCCGAAGTCCCACAGTGCCGCCTCGCCCAGCCGCTCCGCCACGCGACCCTTGCGAGCCGCGTCCACCTTGTTGACGATCAGGATCACTTGCTCCGGTTCCACCGAATCGAGGAGGTGTTCTGCGATGCGGCGGTCTCCGGGGCCCACCCGGGCGGTGGCGTCGATGACGAACACCGTGCAGTCGGCGTCGGTCAGGGTCCGGTATGCGGTCGAGTTGAGCCGCTCGCCCAGGGCGGTCCGGGGGCGATGGAGCCCGGGCGTGTCCACGAAAACGATCTGGGCGGCGGGGTCTTCCACCGTCAGAACACCCCGGACGCTCAATCGGGTGGTTTGCGGACGCCGGGACGTGATGGTGACCTTCTGGCCGACCAGGCTGTTGATCAACGTCGACTTGCCTACGTTGGGCCGCCCCACGACCGCGACGAATCCGGAACGCACGCCGACCTCAGCCCCAATTATTCATGGATGGGGGTTTGTGCGGATGAGGGTGATGGGTGCTCCGTGTTCCTAATCCGGGTCGGTGTGCTGGGCACATGAATAATCAGGGCTAGGGAGCGGTGTTACCCACCCGGTGGACCAGCACGCGCTCCACCCGCCGACCCTGGACCCGGTCGGCGACCAGCACCGCCTCACCCATCTCGAAGCGTTCCCCCACTATGGGAACCCGGCCGGCCAGCCCCAGCACCAGGCCCCCCACCGTGTCCCACTCATCGTCGGGAAGATCGGCGCCCAGGACCCGGTTGAGGTCGTCCACCGACAACCGGGCGGCCACCAGGAAGCCGCCGTCATCCAGAGGCTGCACCATGGGAGCCTCGGTGTCGTACTCGTCGACGATCTCGCCGACCAGCTCCTCGATCAGGTCCTCGATGGTGACCAGCCCGGCGGTCCCGCCGAACTCGTCCACGGCGATAGCGATGTGGATCTGGCGCGACTGCATCTCCCGCAG encodes the following:
- the era gene encoding GTPase Era, which produces MRSGFVAVVGRPNVGKSTLINSLVGQKVTITSRRPQTTRLSVRGVLTVEDPAAQIVFVDTPGLHRPRTALGERLNSTAYRTLTDADCTVFVIDATARVGPGDRRIAEHLLDSVEPEQVILIVNKVDAARKGRVAERLGEAALWDFGAYIPVSALEGDGMERVVAELIPRLPEGPALYPPDVVSDRPDEVLIAETVREKLLPGLRQELPHSVAVKTEGIEVREDGLTRIEAVIYVERESQKGIVVGAGGANLRDAGTAARRELEEALGRRVFLDLRVKVEKDWQRYPDRMERLGL
- a CDS encoding class II fumarate hydratase, translated to MVRFRIEKDSMGEVEIPSDALYGASTRRAVENFPISDRRFGRWFIWALGLIKGSAAQVAGADGHLPAGTAAAVSQAADEVMSGLLDDQFVLDVFQTGSGTSTNTNANEVIANRAAQLLGGSIGDRSVHPNDHVNFGQSSNDVIPTAMHVAAAAAIREDLLPALEALARSLEERSADFGDVVKSGRTHLMDATPVTLGQEFSSYAAQVAKGVERLVGVLPDLDELALGGTAVGTGINAPHGFAASVIGLMARRTGYPLREAANHFEAQAGKDAVVMASGALKTVAVSLFKIANDLRWLASGPRTGLGEIRLPALQPGSSIMPGKVNPVIPEMVCQVAAQVIGNDSAIAWGGANGNFELNVMMPMMAHNLLESIGLLSSAASNLRERCVDGIEADAARARRLAESNLAVVTALNPRIGYDMGAKVAKEAYASGRTIRDVVLDMGLMEAEELDQVLDIKRMTEGGIL
- a CDS encoding SUF system NifU family Fe-S cluster assembly protein — its product is MALEDLYREVILDHYRNPRNRQALGRANAVADGNNPLCGDDVRVELLIEGGEVTAIGVTGHGCSISQASGSMMGDAVKGRSIETIRILTGRFKGMMSIDGAGDPGLDPNRPGAVLGDLEALQGVRKFPVRIKCANLPWTTLEEAINNFVAST
- the sufC gene encoding Fe-S cluster assembly ATPase SufC; protein product: MTDPGPLLAVDDLHASVDGEPILRGVNLTARRGEIHAIMGPNGSGKSTLAKVLMGHPGYEVTSGTVSFKGEDITEADPPTRANMGMFLAFQYPEEIPGVSVVNFLRTALSNRTGVDYTVLELRLRVMDAMESLGMDASFADRYVNQGFSGGERKRNEVLQMAVLEPELAIMDETDSGLDIDALGVVAEGVNRLAGPERGFLVITHYQRLLDYVTPDHVHVLVDGRIVRSGGAGLARQLEEEGYEAFRAVPAP
- a CDS encoding cysteine desulfurase, with product MIDTDAIRSDFPILERRINGRRMAFLDSAASSQKPVQVLDAMADIYRNSYANVHRGAYTLSHEATEAYEEARHKVAVFLNATCDEEIIFTRSATAAMNLFAYGWGLNNLRSGDRILTSVMEHHANIVPWHIIARHTGAELRYMELTDGFRLDLEGARDRFDDRVKVVAVSGMSNVLGTMPPVGEIARLAHEVGAVLLVDGAQLVPHAPVDVRTLGADFLGFSGHKMLGPTGIGVLWGRRTLLENMEPAEGGGEMIRDVRLHESDWAEVPHKFEAGTPPFVEAIGLGAAVDYLSAVGMDNVLQHDRELTGYALERLAEVPGLTVQGPADTVDRGGAISFDLAGIHAHDVATILDQEGVAVRAGHHCAKPLLRSLGLAASTRASFYVYNVPEDVDALVDALGVARRIFGLDSL
- a CDS encoding beta-propeller domain-containing protein, with the protein product MRKHAGWLVAMALLVGACAPDSTVTTAGPVAITTTGGTVPANTVTTAPTAGSTDSTTGPTVATTGSTVSGTAADPVVGLFASALVEFDSCDAFIGHVKTQALERVGPYGLDGGRYPEPFIVEEADFEIMEESAEPAAADSVASAPQAGVDYSTTNVQEIGVDEPDLVKTDGSRILVVAHGMLHYIDVSSGSPELVGTLDLWSWESQQGKDESLGRFHSFQMFLGEGTALLMAGGYGPEGDLTQVVQVDLADPGKMTVTGTLTVEGRYVSARLVGERASLVLSSRPHERLPFVYPASRSAEARAEMANRMTIAESTLEDWAPGYVLEGPGGISRGLFIDCASSYAPEEFSGFDFLSVLSFDLAGGIGTEAVSTVMSGGDTVYASSTNLYVATQRWADWAALDEEKAIREAETISTHIHQFDIGGSGGPEYLASGSVDGFLLNQFAMSEYDGYLRVASTDDPSWSWWVRENRPSVSRVDVLARDGRQLRIVGSVGGLGQGERIFAVRFIGEIGYIVTFRQTDPLYTVDLSDPENPRVVGELKILGYSAYLHPIGDGLLLGIGQDADERGWTLGTQVSVFDVSDLANPLRIHQFTVEDSYSDVEWDHRAFLYWAPKDMAVMPVGWWKYDDQSDYWDYFAGAFVLSVGAGGIRQLATVEHEPKVPGVPEDELRFWGPWPILRSLVVGDTLFTVSEGGLLGSDLDTFETTSWTGFPIPEEVVGSW